The following are encoded together in the Deinococcus soli (ex Cha et al. 2016) genome:
- a CDS encoding NUDIX domain-containing protein, with the protein MSHLSRTLPMKRAAHVYLVRDGHLLLVEERMDDGSIFYGLPGGKALPGETLGDAAVRQVLVETGLTVTDLMFVSLLEGELLTGTRNECYALFGRFTATFHGEIDPTDPEVVGVKWVPFAQVESLVRYGPPPEVEERNPLIWVPTRDFVQGQPRAYYPI; encoded by the coding sequence GTCGCGCACCCTGCCCATGAAACGTGCCGCGCACGTGTACCTCGTCCGGGACGGGCACCTGCTGCTCGTCGAGGAACGCATGGACGATGGCAGCATCTTCTATGGCCTGCCCGGCGGCAAGGCCCTCCCCGGCGAGACCCTCGGTGACGCCGCCGTCCGTCAGGTGCTCGTCGAGACCGGCCTGACCGTCACGGACCTGATGTTCGTCAGTCTGCTGGAGGGCGAACTGTTGACCGGCACCCGCAACGAGTGCTACGCCCTTTTCGGGCGGTTCACCGCGACCTTCCACGGCGAGATCGACCCCACCGACCCCGAGGTCGTGGGTGTCAAGTGGGTGCCGTTCGCGCAGGTGGAATCCCTGGTGCGCTACGGCCCACCCCCGGAAGTCGAGGAACGCAACCCGCTGATCTGGGTCCCCACCCGTGATTTCGTGCAGGGTCAGCCCCGCGCGTACTACCCCATCTGA
- a CDS encoding c-type cytochrome, which yields MKNTFAVTMTLLLALTIGGSVVGYNIATTPHHSEKGGHGEEKGGHSESGAPMSQEGPSANSAATGAAGAEGALGDVKADNEGGAQTGENGAAPASGEAVTGDETVASQEGSSTDTDTAGSTGEQPEETAAAAEPQGDVSAGEELFASNCAGCHGANGEGNIGPSLVAANGPKDWTLAQFTTALREGKTPEKELAPTMPRFSDAQLTDSDIANVQAYIKTLN from the coding sequence ATGAAGAACACGTTCGCCGTCACCATGACGCTGCTGCTGGCCCTGACCATCGGCGGTTCCGTCGTCGGGTACAACATCGCCACCACTCCCCACCACAGCGAGAAGGGCGGCCACGGCGAGGAGAAAGGCGGCCACAGCGAGAGCGGCGCTCCCATGAGCCAGGAGGGCCCCAGCGCGAACAGCGCCGCGACCGGCGCCGCCGGGGCCGAGGGTGCCCTGGGGGACGTGAAGGCCGACAATGAGGGCGGCGCGCAGACCGGCGAGAACGGCGCGGCGCCCGCCAGTGGCGAGGCCGTCACCGGAGACGAGACGGTCGCCAGTCAGGAGGGATCATCCACCGACACCGACACCGCCGGTTCGACTGGTGAGCAGCCCGAAGAGACGGCCGCTGCGGCCGAGCCGCAGGGTGATGTCAGCGCCGGGGAGGAGCTCTTTGCGTCCAACTGCGCCGGGTGCCACGGCGCGAACGGCGAGGGGAACATCGGGCCCAGCCTCGTGGCGGCCAATGGCCCCAAGGACTGGACGCTGGCGCAGTTCACCACGGCGCTGCGTGAAGGCAAAACCCCCGAGAAGGAACTGGCCCCCACCATGCCCCGCTTCTCGGACGCGCAGCTGACCGACAGCGACATCGCGAACGTGCAGGCGTACATCAAGACCCTGAACTGA
- a CDS encoding helical backbone metal receptor encodes MRLASLTCSNTDILHALHATDRLVAVDSHSDAPGIEHAVRLGPDLNIDVDALTRARPDLVLASLSVPGMERVVQAVQDAGLNTVILDPTSVPGTAATIRQVGALLGLPERGEEVAAALEAELAALHRPSPAPARVLVEWWPKPIIAATRDSWVTDLLSSLGAMNALAGRAGRSSPLTLDEVRAARPDLIVCSWCGAKKLRPEVIEARGLGVPVVAVPESGLGRPGPRLIEGARQIRAALDARGH; translated from the coding sequence ATGCGCCTCGCCAGCCTGACGTGCAGCAACACCGACATCCTGCACGCCCTGCACGCCACGGACCGGCTGGTGGCGGTGGACAGCCACAGCGACGCCCCCGGCATCGAGCACGCCGTCCGGCTCGGCCCGGACCTCAACATCGACGTGGACGCCCTGACCCGCGCCCGCCCGGATCTGGTGCTCGCCAGCCTGAGCGTGCCCGGCATGGAGCGCGTCGTGCAGGCCGTGCAGGACGCTGGGCTGAACACCGTGATCCTCGACCCGACCAGCGTGCCGGGCACCGCCGCCACCATCCGGCAGGTGGGTGCGCTCCTGGGCCTGCCGGAACGCGGAGAGGAGGTCGCCGCCGCGCTGGAGGCCGAACTGGCCGCCCTGCACCGCCCCAGCCCAGCCCCGGCGCGCGTGCTGGTCGAGTGGTGGCCGAAACCCATCATCGCCGCCACCCGCGACTCCTGGGTCACCGACCTGCTGAGCAGCCTGGGCGCCATGAACGCCCTGGCCGGGCGGGCCGGGCGCAGCAGCCCCCTCACGCTGGACGAGGTCCGCGCCGCCCGCCCGGACCTGATCGTCTGCTCGTGGTGCGGCGCGAAGAAACTGCGCCCCGAGGTCATCGAGGCGCGCGGCCTGGGCGTGCCTGTCGTCGCCGTTCCCGAGAGTGGACTGGGCCGCCCCGGCCCCCGCCTGATCGAGGGCGCCCGGCAGATCCGCGCCGCCCTCGACGCGCGGGGCCACTGA
- a CDS encoding chlorite dismutase family protein, giving the protein MSEQPDTNTPPAAPTHGAPAQGAPAGRPARKRMVDLDPSGQVTQREPDRSGRQFMNYSFFKLDPAFRRLPHAEREEIKAEFMAAADAWQADAPAAKGLIQRSYSLVGVRGDVDFMIWRMAFDVRDFQDSQARLNRTRLMGYLTQPYTYTSMNKRSQYVNRVEGSGHGLEILPGQGRYLFIYPFIKTRAWYDLTPHARQGMMDEHIYASEPFKGVRINTSYSYGIDDQEFVVSFDSDHPQEFVDLVHRLRYTEASNYTLQDTPMFTCVKKDLQETLDDLA; this is encoded by the coding sequence ATGAGCGAACAGCCCGACACGAACACCCCGCCCGCCGCTCCCACTCACGGAGCCCCCGCCCAGGGCGCGCCCGCCGGTCGCCCCGCCCGCAAGCGCATGGTGGACCTCGACCCCAGCGGGCAGGTCACGCAGCGTGAACCCGACCGTTCGGGCCGGCAGTTCATGAATTATTCGTTCTTCAAGCTCGACCCCGCCTTCCGCCGCCTGCCGCACGCCGAGCGCGAGGAGATCAAGGCCGAGTTCATGGCCGCCGCCGACGCGTGGCAGGCCGACGCGCCCGCCGCGAAGGGCCTCATCCAGCGCAGCTACTCGCTGGTCGGCGTGCGCGGCGACGTGGACTTCATGATCTGGCGCATGGCCTTCGACGTCCGCGACTTCCAGGACTCCCAGGCCCGCCTGAACCGCACCCGCCTGATGGGCTACCTGACCCAGCCGTACACGTACACCAGCATGAACAAACGCAGCCAGTACGTGAACCGCGTCGAGGGCAGCGGGCACGGCCTGGAAATCCTGCCCGGGCAGGGCCGCTACCTGTTCATCTACCCGTTCATCAAAACCCGCGCGTGGTACGACCTGACCCCCCACGCCCGCCAGGGCATGATGGACGAGCACATCTACGCCTCCGAGCCGTTCAAGGGCGTGCGGATCAACACCAGCTACTCCTACGGCATCGACGACCAGGAGTTCGTGGTCAGCTTCGACAGCGACCACCCGCAGGAATTCGTGGATCTGGTGCACCGCCTGCGCTACACCGAGGCGAGCAACTACACGCTGCAAGACACCCCGATGTTCACCTGCGTAAAAAAGGACCTGCAGGAGACGCTGGACGACCTCGCTTAA
- a CDS encoding VOC family protein, whose amino-acid sequence MLKHVSFLTRDIGATVAFYERLGATTEKNLTTPEGHCRAVLRLGDGLLQFFQITGETPAPHPHWAEHIALHVTGLRALLPILKEGGVIVTRGLQPSPSGRDMAFVQDPDGRQVELLEA is encoded by the coding sequence ATGCTCAAGCACGTCTCCTTCCTGACCCGTGACATCGGCGCGACCGTCGCCTTCTACGAACGCCTCGGCGCGACCACCGAAAAGAACCTCACCACCCCCGAGGGCCACTGCCGCGCCGTGCTGCGTCTCGGGGACGGCCTCCTCCAGTTTTTCCAGATCACCGGTGAGACCCCCGCCCCGCACCCCCACTGGGCCGAACACATCGCCCTGCACGTCACCGGCCTGCGCGCCCTCCTTCCCATCCTGAAAGAGGGCGGCGTGATCGTCACCCGCGGCCTCCAACCCAGCCCCAGCGGCCGCGACATGGCCTTCGTGCAGGACCCCGACGGGCGGCAGGTAGAACTCCTCGAAGCCTGA
- a CDS encoding RBBP9/YdeN family alpha/beta hydrolase — protein MTPTIVIVPGLGDSGPEHWQSLWTGKFGAARVQQDDPDRPTPETWSARLQEVIDATPGDLVLIGHSCGVLNIVHWARLTGGHPRVKGAMLVGPTDADRAFEEYPTVADMAPVPMQPLPFPALVVASENDPFASFERAQAFADAWDAEFISAGEAGHINVASGHGDWPDGEVLLSEALHAWTPPDIVRM, from the coding sequence ATGACGCCGACCATCGTGATCGTGCCGGGCCTGGGGGACAGCGGCCCGGAGCACTGGCAGAGCCTCTGGACCGGGAAGTTCGGCGCGGCGCGCGTGCAGCAGGACGACCCGGACCGGCCCACCCCCGAGACGTGGTCGGCCCGCCTTCAGGAGGTCATCGACGCGACGCCGGGCGATCTGGTCCTGATCGGGCACTCGTGCGGCGTGCTGAACATCGTCCACTGGGCGCGCCTGACCGGCGGGCACCCGCGCGTGAAGGGCGCGATGCTCGTCGGCCCCACCGACGCCGACCGCGCGTTCGAGGAATACCCGACCGTGGCGGACATGGCCCCCGTCCCCATGCAACCCCTGCCGTTCCCGGCCCTGGTGGTCGCCAGCGAGAACGACCCCTTCGCCAGCTTCGAGCGCGCACAGGCGTTCGCAGACGCCTGGGACGCCGAATTCATCTCGGCAGGCGAGGCCGGGCACATCAACGTCGCCAGCGGGCACGGCGACTGGCCCGACGGCGAGGTGCTTCTCAGTGAGGCCCTGCACGCCTGGACGCCACCGGACATCGTGAGGATGTGA
- the trxA gene encoding thioredoxin gives MKPVELTDSNFNTEISEGLTLVDFWAPWCGPCRIIAPVIEELAGQYEGKVKIAKLNVDENPVTQGQYRVMSIPTLILFKDGQPVEGVVGAQPKRAFEALLDKYSSAETASA, from the coding sequence ATGAAGCCTGTGGAACTCACGGACAGCAACTTTAACACCGAGATCAGCGAGGGCCTGACCCTGGTGGACTTCTGGGCCCCCTGGTGCGGCCCCTGCCGCATCATCGCCCCGGTCATCGAGGAACTCGCCGGGCAGTACGAAGGCAAGGTCAAGATCGCGAAACTGAACGTCGACGAGAACCCCGTCACGCAGGGCCAGTACCGCGTCATGAGCATCCCCACCCTGATCCTCTTCAAGGACGGCCAGCCCGTCGAGGGCGTCGTCGGCGCTCAGCCCAAACGCGCCTTCGAAGCGCTGCTGGACAAGTACAGTAGCGCCGAAACCGCCAGCGCCTGA
- a CDS encoding DUF309 domain-containing protein, which translates to MTVTESGDFRRGAALFARGEWWEAHEAWERPWLTARGDDRAFLQALILLAAALHKRWAHGSLTHRNYGKALRYLDALPGEYAGVDLARLRADVWDALQGPSRPESGLPALRVVGGGLFPA; encoded by the coding sequence ATGACGGTCACGGAGTCCGGCGATTTCCGGCGCGGCGCGGCGCTGTTCGCACGCGGCGAGTGGTGGGAGGCGCACGAGGCCTGGGAGCGCCCCTGGCTGACGGCGCGGGGAGACGACCGGGCGTTCCTGCAGGCGCTGATCCTGCTCGCGGCGGCGCTGCACAAACGCTGGGCGCATGGCAGCCTGACGCACCGGAATTACGGCAAGGCCCTGCGGTACCTGGACGCGCTGCCGGGTGAGTACGCGGGCGTGGATCTCGCGCGGCTGCGGGCCGACGTGTGGGACGCCCTTCAGGGTCCGTCGCGGCCGGAGTCCGGGCTGCCCGCGCTGCGTGTGGTGGGGGGTGGGCTGTTTCCCGCGTGA
- a CDS encoding NYN domain-containing protein translates to MERIALFIDGANVYAAAKRLGWNFDHRKILEHFAAPGRLYNAFYYTAVPTPIDDKQKRFTDALTYMGYTVRTRPLREATDDSGDTYRRASLDIEIVTDLLTTSEQYDTAVLLTGDGDFERPVEVLRARGKRVVVASIAEMTSYELRNAADLYVDFKDIREHVERPGYRLPSEQRGQETRPFYTSAALDGDDR, encoded by the coding sequence ATGGAACGCATTGCACTCTTTATTGACGGCGCGAACGTGTACGCGGCAGCCAAGCGACTCGGGTGGAACTTCGACCACCGCAAGATCCTGGAGCACTTCGCCGCTCCGGGCCGCCTGTACAACGCCTTCTACTACACCGCCGTCCCCACCCCCATTGACGACAAGCAGAAGCGCTTCACCGACGCCCTGACGTACATGGGCTACACGGTGCGCACCCGCCCCCTGCGCGAGGCGACCGACGACAGCGGCGACACATACCGCCGCGCCAGCCTGGACATCGAGATCGTCACGGACCTCCTGACCACCAGCGAACAGTACGACACGGCGGTGCTGCTGACCGGCGACGGGGACTTCGAGCGCCCGGTCGAGGTGCTGCGCGCGCGCGGCAAGCGCGTCGTGGTGGCCAGCATCGCCGAGATGACGAGCTACGAGCTGCGCAACGCCGCCGACCTGTACGTGGACTTCAAGGACATCCGCGAGCACGTCGAGCGTCCCGGCTACCGCCTGCCCAGCGAGCAGCGCGGGCAGGAGACCCGGCCCTTCTACACGTCCGCCGCGCTCGACGGCGACGACCGCTGA
- the plsX gene encoding phosphate acyltransferase PlsX, with product MSLPVALDAMGGDHGAPPNVEGAVQAARAGVPVILVGDRVKLHAELGRHAGSAGLPIEVVEATDVIGMDEHASDVRSRTQASINVASRLVKEGRASAVVSMGHSGATMASALLTLGRIKGVERPAILTHLPAKGGFTTLLDAGANADVKATYYAQWARLASVYLKVVEDRDNPTVGLLSIGEEDHKGSALVLEAHGLLRALHGRGVNFHGNVEGRDIFRNTTDIVVTDGFTGNVVLKLAEGEAKVLFGWVKEALQSSLKSKLGGLLVRGALRGLAERMDPSTYGASLLIGVRGLAFIGHGSADARAVKNALLRAARAHEANLIPRLEAAFTEQQASS from the coding sequence ATGAGCCTGCCGGTCGCGCTGGACGCCATGGGCGGCGATCACGGCGCCCCGCCGAACGTCGAGGGGGCGGTGCAGGCCGCCCGCGCGGGCGTGCCCGTGATTCTCGTGGGGGACCGCGTGAAACTGCACGCGGAACTCGGGCGGCACGCGGGCAGCGCAGGTCTGCCCATCGAGGTCGTCGAGGCGACCGACGTGATCGGCATGGACGAGCACGCCAGCGACGTGCGCAGCCGCACGCAGGCAAGCATCAACGTCGCCTCGCGCCTCGTGAAGGAAGGCCGCGCGTCGGCGGTCGTCAGCATGGGCCACAGCGGCGCGACCATGGCGTCCGCGCTGCTCACCCTGGGCCGCATCAAGGGGGTCGAGCGGCCCGCGATCCTCACGCACCTGCCCGCGAAGGGCGGCTTCACCACCCTGCTCGACGCCGGGGCGAACGCCGACGTGAAGGCCACGTACTACGCGCAGTGGGCGCGGCTGGCCAGCGTGTACCTGAAGGTGGTCGAGGACCGCGACAATCCCACCGTGGGCCTGCTGTCCATCGGCGAGGAGGACCACAAGGGCAGCGCCCTGGTCCTTGAAGCACACGGCCTGCTGCGCGCCCTGCACGGCCGGGGCGTGAACTTCCACGGGAACGTGGAGGGCCGCGACATCTTCCGCAACACCACCGACATCGTCGTGACCGACGGCTTCACCGGAAATGTCGTCCTGAAACTCGCCGAGGGTGAGGCGAAGGTGCTGTTCGGCTGGGTCAAGGAGGCCCTACAGAGCAGCCTCAAGAGCAAGCTGGGCGGCCTGCTCGTGCGCGGCGCGCTGCGCGGGCTGGCCGAACGGATGGACCCCAGCACGTACGGCGCGAGCCTCCTGATCGGCGTGCGCGGCCTGGCGTTCATCGGGCACGGCAGCGCCGACGCCCGCGCCGTCAAGAACGCCCTGCTGCGCGCCGCGCGCGCGCACGAGGCGAACCTGATCCCCCGCCTCGAGGCGGCCTTCACGGAACAGCAAGCCTCCAGCTGA
- a CDS encoding mechanosensitive ion channel family protein yields the protein MLQELSVQIVKPQVWVGLALTAVAAYAIYRFGRLLISTLEPHVPARLRPALNGLWAVVVIIGWLAVATAVAYLPSVPVLFSLGRDIMDGFRHSAGQLVVVIAMALIAWNLIGTLAQRIVAEQEFNRRSVRVQTLKGVVESTLRVVVVILSVIAGLQALGVNATSLLAGVSVLGLAVGFGAQSLIKDVFNGFFILLEDQYGVGDVITVNTGQLSGGVERLNLRVTALRALDGTVHIIPNGQIATVSVSSKDWSRVVAQVDVTYAANIDDALRVLEQVSTEIYEADEWKHFFLEAPEQQGVTQLAPDGVTLRALFKVQPKSQYAIGREFNRRIKIAMDEAGIEIPFPQRSLNFGGSPIEIKLTREDLGRDPRGGQDRDHAPVKPTLTRDPEENENT from the coding sequence ATGTTGCAGGAACTCAGTGTCCAGATCGTCAAACCACAGGTGTGGGTGGGGCTCGCCCTGACGGCGGTCGCCGCGTACGCCATCTACCGCTTCGGCCGGCTGCTGATCAGCACGCTTGAACCGCACGTGCCCGCCCGCCTGCGCCCCGCCCTGAACGGGCTGTGGGCCGTGGTCGTGATCATCGGCTGGCTGGCCGTCGCCACCGCCGTCGCGTATCTGCCCAGCGTCCCGGTGCTGTTCAGCCTGGGCCGCGACATCATGGACGGCTTCCGCCACAGCGCCGGGCAGCTCGTCGTGGTGATCGCCATGGCCCTGATCGCCTGGAACCTGATCGGCACACTCGCGCAGCGCATCGTGGCCGAACAGGAATTCAACCGCCGCAGCGTCCGCGTGCAGACCCTCAAGGGCGTGGTGGAGAGCACCCTGCGGGTCGTGGTCGTCATCCTGAGTGTCATCGCGGGCCTCCAGGCGCTCGGCGTGAACGCCACCAGCCTCCTGGCCGGGGTGTCCGTGCTGGGCCTCGCCGTGGGGTTCGGTGCGCAGAGCCTCATCAAGGACGTCTTCAACGGCTTCTTCATCCTGCTCGAAGATCAGTACGGCGTGGGTGACGTGATCACCGTGAACACCGGGCAGCTGTCCGGCGGCGTCGAGCGCCTGAACCTGCGCGTCACCGCCCTGCGCGCCCTGGACGGTACCGTGCACATCATCCCCAACGGGCAGATCGCCACCGTCAGCGTCAGCAGCAAGGACTGGTCGAGGGTGGTCGCGCAGGTGGACGTCACGTACGCCGCGAACATCGACGACGCCCTGCGCGTCCTGGAACAGGTCAGCACCGAGATCTACGAGGCCGACGAGTGGAAGCACTTCTTCCTGGAGGCGCCCGAGCAGCAGGGCGTCACGCAGCTCGCGCCGGACGGCGTGACCCTGCGCGCCCTGTTCAAGGTGCAGCCCAAGAGCCAGTACGCCATCGGGCGGGAATTCAACCGCCGCATCAAGATCGCCATGGACGAGGCCGGCATCGAGATTCCCTTCCCGCAGCGCAGCCTGAACTTCGGCGGTTCACCCATCGAGATCAAACTGACCCGCGAGGATCTGGGCCGCGACCCGCGCGGCGGTCAGGACCGCGACCATGCGCCCGTGAAACCCACCCTGACCCGCGACCCCGAAGAGAACGAGAACACCTGA
- a CDS encoding cysteine desulfurase family protein → MIYLDYAATHPMTPEALAAYAQAAALPGNPASVHAAGQAARERLEEGRARVAVAFGVDPRTLIANGGGTEGDNHVLLGVTRAWQEAHGLPGHLITTPTEHSAVLGPARALAAQGWAVTFLTPDRFGRYDPAELAGALRSDTALVSIHHANNEVGAMQDTPALAALASARGVPYHTDAVQAPGVLPVDLPGWGVTFATFSAHKWGGPRGVGFLYVRRGTELPPVTLGGGQEGGVRPGTQDTAGVYAAGVALSHATAAQPATLAHLSALREQFMREVAGIPDLSVNHAPDSSPKVVNVTVGGADGEALLMNLDMLGVAASAGSACSAGTMQPSHVLTAVGLSDTQARASLRFSFGAATTPAEVSAAAQALTQAAAWSRA, encoded by the coding sequence ATGATCTATCTGGATTACGCGGCGACGCACCCCATGACCCCGGAGGCCCTGGCGGCGTACGCGCAGGCGGCGGCGCTGCCCGGCAATCCGGCCAGCGTGCACGCGGCGGGCCAGGCGGCCCGTGAGCGGCTCGAGGAGGGCCGCGCGCGGGTGGCGGTGGCGTTCGGGGTGGACCCACGCACGCTGATCGCCAACGGCGGCGGCACAGAGGGCGACAATCACGTGCTGCTGGGGGTCACGCGGGCGTGGCAGGAGGCGCACGGTCTGCCGGGGCACCTGATCACCACGCCGACCGAGCACTCGGCGGTGCTGGGCCCCGCGCGGGCCCTGGCGGCTCAGGGCTGGGCGGTGACATTCCTGACGCCGGACCGCTTCGGACGCTACGACCCGGCGGAGCTGGCAGGCGCGCTGCGCAGCGACACGGCGCTGGTGTCCATCCACCACGCGAACAACGAAGTGGGCGCGATGCAGGACACCCCGGCTCTGGCGGCTCTGGCGTCCGCACGGGGCGTGCCGTACCACACGGACGCCGTGCAGGCGCCCGGCGTGCTGCCGGTGGACCTGCCGGGATGGGGCGTGACGTTTGCAACCTTCAGCGCACACAAGTGGGGCGGCCCGCGCGGCGTGGGCTTCCTGTACGTCCGCCGGGGCACCGAGCTGCCCCCCGTGACGCTGGGTGGTGGGCAGGAGGGCGGCGTGCGCCCCGGCACGCAGGACACCGCCGGGGTGTACGCGGCGGGCGTGGCCCTGAGTCACGCCACAGCGGCGCAGCCTGCGACGCTGGCGCACCTGAGCGCGCTGCGGGAGCAGTTCATGCGGGAGGTCGCGGGCATCCCGGACCTGAGCGTGAATCACGCGCCGGACAGCAGTCCGAAGGTCGTGAACGTCACGGTGGGCGGCGCGGACGGTGAGGCGCTGCTGATGAACCTCGACATGCTGGGTGTGGCGGCCAGCGCCGGGAGTGCGTGCAGCGCGGGCACCATGCAGCCCAGCCACGTCCTGACCGCCGTAGGCCTGAGCGACACGCAGGCCCGCGCGTCGCTGCGTTTCAGTTTCGGTGCGGCCACCACGCCCGCCGAGGTCAGCGCGGCGGCGCAGGCCCTCACGCAGGCCGCCGCCTGGAGCCGCGCCTAG
- a CDS encoding PASTA domain-containing protein, whose protein sequence is MTGQVGRVKVIDGKYEVLREVSVQGPVTLSEVRAAEGVTRQVAWFNVATPADRQAFHAYRTALRALNPAGLTDVVARPGAFYAVWQPVTGQPLEAALAHKGVPQELVDQVQALAVSLAEHGYALEDAQVLVEGNEPRVAYLTPLGTPRTAEDIAARNAVTLAPLKGARVKRRREPGAWLTFIPGLLLLGGATYLGAQAVQIYLNPPVRPVSSVVGQAAKDAARQLTSEGFRVEYTTGQAAGRAIGSVIRQDPAGSSTLPVGRLVTLTVNNPPAIEVPRLEEMTPDQARDALKGSAMTVGKIVKVDGTLTGTPEGRIVAQLPEPGSTAQQGQPVQLMVSTGIVGKKTWLPDLRGFQYEDARKFVRDAGLVVTKVTPQPSDKKEGTVLEQTPAAFKSVPVGSPVTLTVAAPRYSAPSRPAGSLPLPPPVAAPEPEPAPEPEPVTPDPQVTAPQEIPAVPAQDTAPQVSAPAPRSVTLRYTFPSDLPQGTYTLAVRDDSGERALDLNADAGALAGKQISTVASVQGDAVFVIRRDGQDFALVTP, encoded by the coding sequence ATGACGGGTCAGGTGGGCAGGGTGAAAGTCATTGACGGCAAGTACGAGGTGCTGCGGGAGGTGTCCGTGCAGGGCCCGGTCACGCTGTCCGAGGTCCGCGCGGCGGAGGGCGTCACGCGGCAGGTGGCTTGGTTCAACGTGGCGACGCCCGCCGACCGGCAGGCCTTCCACGCGTACCGGACGGCGCTGCGCGCCCTGAACCCGGCGGGCCTGACGGACGTGGTCGCGCGGCCCGGCGCGTTCTACGCGGTGTGGCAGCCCGTGACCGGCCAGCCGCTGGAGGCCGCGCTGGCGCACAAGGGCGTCCCTCAGGAGCTCGTAGATCAGGTGCAGGCGCTGGCCGTCTCCCTGGCCGAGCACGGGTACGCGCTGGAGGACGCGCAGGTGCTCGTCGAGGGCAACGAGCCGCGCGTCGCCTACCTGACGCCGCTCGGCACGCCCCGCACCGCCGAGGACATCGCGGCGCGCAACGCCGTGACGCTCGCCCCGCTGAAGGGCGCGCGCGTGAAGCGCCGCCGTGAGCCGGGCGCGTGGCTGACATTCATCCCGGGCCTGCTGCTGCTGGGCGGCGCGACGTACCTGGGCGCGCAGGCGGTGCAGATCTACCTGAACCCCCCGGTGCGTCCCGTGAGCAGCGTCGTGGGTCAGGCGGCGAAGGACGCGGCGCGGCAGCTGACCAGTGAGGGCTTCCGGGTGGAGTACACGACCGGGCAGGCAGCAGGGCGCGCGATCGGGTCGGTCATCCGTCAGGACCCGGCGGGCAGCTCGACCCTGCCAGTGGGGCGTCTGGTGACGCTGACCGTGAACAACCCCCCGGCGATCGAGGTACCGCGCCTGGAGGAGATGACGCCCGATCAGGCGCGCGACGCCCTGAAAGGCAGTGCCATGACGGTCGGGAAGATCGTGAAGGTGGACGGCACCCTGACCGGCACACCGGAGGGTCGGATCGTGGCGCAGCTGCCCGAGCCGGGCTCGACGGCGCAGCAGGGGCAGCCGGTGCAGCTGATGGTCAGCACGGGCATCGTGGGCAAGAAGACCTGGCTGCCGGACCTGCGGGGCTTTCAGTACGAGGACGCCCGGAAGTTCGTGCGGGACGCGGGCCTGGTCGTCACGAAGGTCACGCCGCAACCCAGCGACAAGAAGGAGGGCACGGTGCTGGAGCAGACGCCCGCGGCGTTCAAGAGCGTGCCGGTCGGCAGCCCCGTGACCCTGACGGTCGCCGCGCCGCGCTACAGCGCGCCCAGCCGCCCGGCGGGCAGCCTGCCGCTGCCGCCGCCTGTCGCGGCGCCGGAACCGGAACCGGCGCCTGAACCCGAGCCGGTCACGCCGGACCCGCAGGTCACGGCGCCGCAGGAGATCCCGGCCGTGCCCGCACAGGACACGGCGCCGCAGGTGTCGGCGCCCGCGCCGCGCAGCGTGACGCTGCGGTACACGTTCCCCAGCGACCTGCCGCAGGGGACGTACACGCTGGCGGTGCGGGACGACAGTGGCGAGCGTGCACTGGACCTGAATGCGGACGCCGGGGCGCTGGCCGGGAAGCAGATCAGCACGGTGGCCAGCGTGCAGGGGGACGCGGTGTTCGTGATCCGGCGGGACGGGCAGGACTTCGCGCTCGTCACGCCCTGA
- a CDS encoding AzlD domain-containing protein, whose protein sequence is MSGWLVIGLMWAVTYAARFVGLSLGRLELPPFWLAFLRFVPVSVFAALIVPDVLGSPEWARRLIGAAVGGALLWRTRNLALGILGGFAAYWAARLLGA, encoded by the coding sequence GTGAGCGGCTGGCTAGTCATCGGGCTCATGTGGGCCGTGACGTACGCGGCGCGCTTCGTGGGTCTCAGCCTGGGTCGCCTGGAGTTGCCGCCCTTCTGGCTGGCGTTCCTGCGGTTCGTGCCGGTCAGTGTGTTCGCGGCGCTGATCGTCCCGGACGTGCTGGGCAGCCCCGAGTGGGCGCGGCGGCTGATCGGGGCCGCCGTGGGCGGGGCGCTGCTGTGGCGCACTCGGAACCTCGCGCTGGGCATCCTGGGAGGCTTCGCGGCGTACTGGGCGGCGCGGCTGCTGGGCGCGTAA